The following proteins are encoded in a genomic region of Corylus avellana chromosome ca4, CavTom2PMs-1.0:
- the LOC132178071 gene encoding anthocyanidin 3-O-galactosyltransferase 3GT1-like — MQVITESCYSEEKHVALLAFPFGSHPSSSLTLLRKLATAAPNILFSFLNTPNSNHSILSKTKSDDNVVPHNIKFHDVTDGVPEGHVLTGNPIEPLNLFLNAMPENLKKGIDTAEAKTGKRISCLLSDAFLTCASGIAEDMNVPWIPISSCLPSALSAHVYTDLIRECCGKGRSGKLDFIPGLSAMHVADLPEEVLSPSAGNEEESPLSRTLSQMGLVLPRANAIIMGSFEELNPPPLNHDLKSKFKNVLYVGALSLSLPPLPLPPSTSDLTGCLSWLDGKKCGSVAYIGFGTAAALPHDDVIAIAEALQTSETLFLWSLSNNLKEFLPEGFLEKTRMRGKVEPWTPQSQVLAHASVGVFVTHCGANSVYESVVDGVPLICRPIFADHHMMGRMIEEVWGNGIIVEGGPVDTPKPTLHAVIGG, encoded by the exons ATGCAAGTTATCACCGAAAGCTGTTACTCAGAGGAGAAGCATGTAGCCCTCTTGGCATTCCCATTCGGCAGCCACCCATCCAGCAGCCTAACTCTGCTTCGTAAACTAGCAACTGCTGCCCCAAACATCCTCTTCTCATTCTTAAACACACCAAACTCTAACCACTCAATCCTCTCAAAAACAAAATCCGACGACAACGTCGTTCCACACAACATAAAGTTCCACGATGTCACTGACGGAGTGCCGGAGGGTCACGTGCTTACGGGAAACCCAATAGAGCCTCTAAACCTTTTCCTCAACGCCATGCCGGAGAATCTCAAAAAGGGGATAGACACGGCAGAAGCAAAGACCGGGAAGAGAATCTCCTGCTTGCTCTCCGATGCGTTCTTAACTTGTGCTTCGGGGATTGCCGAGGACATGA atgttCCATGGATCCCTATTTCGTCATGTTTGCCTTCCGCTCTCTCTGCTCACGTTTATACCGACCTCATTCGCGAGTGTTGTGGCAAGGGTAGAAGTGGAAAACTGGATTTTATTCCGGGGTTGTCGGCCATGCATGTTGCTGACTTGCCAGAGGAGGTGCTGTCTCCGTCGGCCGGCAACGAAGAAGAGTCACCTCTCTCACGCACGCTAAGTCAAATGGGATTGGTGCTGCCACGAGCTAATGCTATAATTATGGGTTCCTTCGAAGAACTAAACCCTCCCCCTCTCAATCATGATCTTAAATCAAAGTTTAAGAATGTTCTTTATGTCggagctctctccctctcattgCCACCACTGCCTTTACCACCTTCCACTTCTGATCTGACGGGCTGCCTTTCGTGGTTGGATG GTAAGAAATGTGGATCAGTGGCGTATATTGGATTTGGAACTGCAGCTGCTCTGCCGCATGATGACGTAATAGCAATAGCTGAGGCACTCCAAACGAGTGAAACTCTGTTTCTTTGGTCTCTTAGCAATAACTTGAAGGAATTCTTGCCAGAAGGGTTTCTTGAGAAGACTAGGATGCGTGGAAAAGTAGAGCCATGGACACCCCAAAGCCAAGTGCTGGCGCATGCTTCTGTAGGTGTATTTGTGACGCACTGTGGAGCAAACTCTGTTTACGAGAGTGTTGTAGATGGGGTACCACTCATCTGCCGGCCGATCTTTGCCGATCATCACATGATGGGACGGATGATAGAGGAAGTGTGGGGGAATGGCATCATAGTTGAGGgtggt CCAGTTGATACTCCCAAACCTACTTTACATGCTGTCATAGGAGGTTGA
- the LOC132179033 gene encoding anthocyanidin 3-O-galactosyltransferase 3GT1-like codes for MQAITESCYSEGKHVALLAFPFGSHPSSSLTLLRKLATAAPNILFSFLNTQNSNHSILSKTKSDDDIVPHNIKFHDVTDGVPEGHVLTGNPIEPLNLFLNAMPENLRKGIDMAEAKTGKRITCLLSDAFLTCASGIAEDMNVPWIPISSCLPSALSAHVYTDLIRECCGKGRSGKLDFIPGLSAMHVADLPEEVLSPSAGDEEESPLSRTLSQMGSVLPRASAIIMGSFEELNPPPLNHDLKSKFKNVLYVGALSLSLPPLPLPPSTSDLTGCLSWLDGKKCGSVAYIGFGTAAALPHDDLIAIAEALQTSETLFIWSLSNNLKEFLPEGFLEKTRMRGKVAPWTPQSQVLAHASVGVFVTHCGANSIYESIVNGVPLICRPIFADHHMMGRMIEEVWGNGIIVEGGVITKNRLLKSLEIVWGHEQGKVIREKAQALKKLVLQATGHATQEFNSLVELISAF; via the exons ATGCAAGCGATCACCGAAAGCTGTTACTCTGAGGGGAAGCACGTGGCCCTCTTGGCATTCCCATTCGGCAGCCACCCATCGAGCAGCCTAACTCTGCTTCGTAAACTAGCAACTGCTGCCCCGAACATTCTCTTCTCATTCTTAAACACACAAAACTCCAACCATTCAATCCTCTCAAAAACAAAATCCGACGACGACATCGTTCCACACAACATAAAGTTCCACGATGTCACTGACGGAGTGCCGGAGGGTCACGTGCTTACTGGAAACCCAATAGAGCCTCTAAACCTTTTCCTCAACGCCATGCCGGAGAATCTCAGAAAGGGGATAGACATGGCAGAAGCAAAGACCGGTAAGAGAATCACCTGCTTGCTCTCCGATGCCTTCTTAACTTGTGCTTCGGGGATTGCCGAGGACATGAATGTTCCATGGATCCCTATTTCGTCATGTTTGCCTTCCGCTCTCTCTGCTCACGTTTATACCGACCTCATTCGTGAGTGTTGTGGCAAGGGTAGAAGTGGAAAACTGGATTTTATTCCGGGGTTGTCGGCCATGCATGTTGCTGACTTGCCAGAGGAGGTGCTGTCTCCGTCGGCCGGCGACGAAGAAGAGTCACCTCTCTCACGCACGCTAAGTCAAATGGGATCGGTGCTGCCACGAGCTAGTGCTATAATTATGGGTTCCTTCGAAGAACTAAACCCTCCCCCTCTCAATCATGATCTTAAATCAAAGTTTAAGAATGTTCTTTATGTCggagctctctccctctcattgCCACCACTGCCTTTACCACCTTCCACTTCTGATCTGACGGGCTGCCTTTCGTGGTTGGATG GTAAGAAATGTGGATCAGTGGCGTATATTGGATTTGGAACTGCAGCTGCTCTGCCGCATGATGACCTAATAGCAATAGCTGAGGCACTCCAAACGAGCGAAACTCTGTTTATTTGGTCTCTTAGCAATAACTTAAAGGAATTCTTGCCAGAAGGGTTTCTTGAGAAGACTAGGATGCGTGGAAAAGTAGCGCCATGGACACCCCAAAGCCAAGTGCTGGCGCATGCTTCTGTAGGTGTATTTGTGACGCACTGTGGAGCAAACTCTATTTACGAGAGTATTGTAAATGGGGTACCACTCATCTGCCGGCCGATCTTTGCCGATCATCACATGATGGGACGGATGATAGAGGAAGTGTGGGGAAATGGCATCATAGTTGAGGGTGGTGTAATTACGAAGAATCGGTTGCTCAAGAGCTTGGAAATCGTTTGGGGACATGAACAAGGGAAGGTGATTAGGGAGAAGGCCCAAGCCCTTAAAAAGCTTGTGTTACAAGCTACTGGTCATGCTACACAAGAGTTCAATAGTTTGGTGGAGCTAATATCTGCGTTTTAA